Proteins encoded in a region of the Diadema setosum chromosome 7, eeDiaSeto1, whole genome shotgun sequence genome:
- the LOC140231032 gene encoding nephrin-like: MEHICWISALLCMLTVIQNAQAGFNVQPTPKEGIQGETVVLRCQIQNEQGAIVVWHRNGLQLSIDSTLVETLDADVSERFSVIGNHTQGEFNLQINDVKRSDEGEFRCSYISRSGGAFSGVATLTVLIPPSAGFPRCQVLAETPQNSKSTFWPGDVATLRCESAGGDPAANLTWFRSNWTVTASTKHNNVYKRILTRGDNGVTFVCEATSPALREPRRCSVTPMRIPPEVHVRAQSSSVLVGTNATFHCEVNAITRVLEHNWFIDGDLLTSETPGIAFGSSGKMLVIVNAQVEHGSKTVECQAVIENNLEARASSRVVVIPPKKTEPPPSTPTQKVTIIEIDKPEPPSTSSRPFITADMNLIIVVVSGSLIVLLLLIAIIMGCWVFGFRKPRRPNTRVNIDYGEVPADMPLDGISHYSVPAAMFSTEVPDTRGPALIHPSGNMDENASGYISALYATLDKNKRQQGKLTSATALPEKPVAQITPTASRNPPMQYDTAATLEKRKSTGAIAYSDLKNTEEEDPALLKGGCNCDCKGSDHEKEDPDTEQ, translated from the coding sequence ATGGAACATATATGTTGGATATCGGCACTTCTGTGTATGCTTACAGTGATTCAGAATGCTCAGGCGGGATTTAATGTACAACCGACACCTAAGGAAGGGATCCAAGGTGAAACTGTAGTACTGCGATGCCAAATACAAAACGAACAGGGAGCAATTGTCGTGTGGCACAGAAACGGCCTTCAGCTCAGTATAGATAGCACTCTTGTGGAGACCCTTGATGCAGACGTCAGTGAGAGGTTTTCTGTAATTGGCAACCACACCCAAGGAGAATTCAATCTTCAGATAAACGATGTGAAGCGAAGTGACGAAGGTGAGTTTCGCTGCTCGTACATCAGTCGTTCTGGAGGAGCCTTCTCTGGAGTGGCAACATTGACTGTTCTGATCCCACCGTCTGCTGGATTCCCACGATGCCAAGTTCTAGCCGAGACCCCCCAGAACTCCAAGAGTACTTTCTGGCCGGGCGACGTGGCAACACTGAGATGCGAGTCGGCAGGAGGCGACCCGGCGGCTAACCTGACATGGTTTCGGTCCAACTGGACAGTGACGGCCTCAACCAAACACAACAATGTTTACAAACGGATTCTTACGCGAGGAGATAACGGAGTCACCTTCGTCTGTGAGGCCACAAGTCCAGCACTTCGCGAACCACGGAGATGCTCCGTAACGCCCATGAGAATCCCGCCTGAGGTGCATGTTAGGGCCCAGAGCAGTTCTGTCCTGGTAGGGACTAATGCAACCTTCCACTGTGAGGTTAACGCAATAACCCGAGTCCTGGAGCACAACTGGTTTATCGACGGCGACCTACTGACATCCGAAACGCCGGGGATAGCGTTTGGCAGCAGTGGGAAAATGCTTGTGATTGTAAACGCTCAGGTTGAACATGGAAGTAAGACTGTCGAGTGTCAAGCCGTTATTGAAAACAATCTCGAAGCTAGAGCTAGCTCCAGGGTAGTGGTCATTCCACCCAAGAAGACAGAGCCTCCGCCATCGACACCGACACAGAAGGTAACCATTATTGAAATCGACAAACCAGAGCCTCCATCGACATCGTCGCGTCCTTTTATCACTGCCGACATGAACCTCATCATTGTCGTAGTATCCGGCTCGCTCATCGTACTTCTATTGTTGATCGCCATCATCATGGGGTGTTGGGTCTTCGGCTTCCGTAAACCGCGAAGACCGAACACGCGCGTCAACATCGACTACGGCGAGGTGCCAGCTGACATGCCTCTGGACGGTATCAGCCACTACTCCGTTCCCGCCGCCATGTTTAGCACGGAGGTTCCCGACACACGCGGTCCCGCTTTGATCCATCCCTCGGGCAACATGGACGAGAACGCCTCAGGGTACATATCGGCACTCTACGCAACACTAGATaaaaataaaaggcaacagggcAAGCTGACCAGTGCCACAGCTCTTCCGGAAAAGCCTGTTGCTCAGATCACTCCTACGGCCAGTCGGAATCCACCTATGCAGTACGACACCGCGGCGACCTTAGAGAAGAGGAAATCGACGGGAGCGATTGCCTATTCCGATCTCAAAAACACGGAAGAGGAGGATCCAGCGCTCCTGAAAGGGGGCTGCAATTGCGACTGCAAGGGTTCCGACCATGAGAAGGAAGATCCCGACACAGAACAATGA